Proteins encoded by one window of Cannabis sativa cultivar Pink pepper isolate KNU-18-1 chromosome 4, ASM2916894v1, whole genome shotgun sequence:
- the LOC133036992 gene encoding uncharacterized protein At4g04775-like, producing the protein MEGEGSYSSSTRRRSKGVVSSGYQRDPQNCYCGIPWIVRTSWTEANPGRCFRKCRLAYEDGRGCKFFEWVDVDSCMKCRELIPGLLRKISKLEDQLMLYESNEDLKEFKDIPKGCSNVQECDCGHIWLLKNLKTILITICVIGFVFFMLN; encoded by the exons ATGGAGGGGGAGGGTTCTTACAGTAGTTCCACTCGTCGAAGGTCGAAAGGAGTGGTTAGTTCTGGTTATCAAAGGGATCCTCAAAATTGTTACTGTGGCATTCCGTGGATCGTTAGAACATCATGGACCGAAGCAAACCCAGGGCGTTGTTTTAGGAAATGCAGGCTAGCATAT GAGGATGGTAGAGGGTGTAAGTTTTTTGAATGGGTGGATGTTGATTCTTGTATGAAGTGCAGAGAGTTAATACCAGGACTTCTGAGGAAGATAAGTAAGCTTGAAGATCAGTTGATGTTGTATGAGTCAAATGAAGATTTGAAAGAATTCAAGGACATTCCAAAAGGATGTAGCAATGTTCAGGAGTGTGATTGTGGTCATATATGGTTGTTGAAGAACTTGAAAACCATTCTCATTACTATTTGTGTTATtggttttgtattttttatgctTAACTAG